The window GCTGATCGGCCGGCTGGCCGCCGCCATCGACGGGCCGATGAACGTGCTGGCCGGCGCGAACACTCCGCCGGTTCCGAAGCTTCGCGATCTGGGCGTCAGGCGGGTGACCGTCGGCAGCAACCTTGCCAAGGCGGCGATGTCTCAGGTGCGGCGGGCTGCCGATGAGTTGCGTGGACCGGGTACCTTCGAATTTGCCCGCGAGGTTTACACACAAGCCGACATCCACCGAATCCTCACCAGCCCGGGCGGCCACGGAAAGCACTGAAGGCAGGGCGCTCCCTGACTAACCAACGGCCAGCGAGCCGTCGGCGGGGCCGAGGGCGGCCACCATCTCGGGGTAGGACGCGAGCCCGAAACGGCTCTCCATCGCCTCGCGCCAAATGCCGTCCAGGGCTGCCCGCACGTCCATCGGCAGCCTGTCCACGTGGTCGCCCACCCGGCCGCCCCTCAACTTGGACGATGCGCCTCCGGGCGGCAAGCCGTTGGCGGCATTTCGCGCGGCGCGCAGCACGTGGTCGTCGAACCGAGTTCCGTGCGCCTTCATGAATCCGATGGAGGATTGGCGGACGACGATCTCCAGCAGCTCGTCGTCAATCGGACAGCCAATGAACCCGGCGATGCGCCGCACCGTTCCGGGCACGTCCGCCAGGGCCGACTCGTAGCTCAGCATCAACACGTCCTCGCGGCCACGTTGTGGCCACCACGAGGCCACGTGTTTCCAGTAGCCTCGGTCCCGCTCCGGCGCCAGAAAGAAATTCCGGGAGTAGTCCTCCAGGGTGATGGCCCCGGCCTCGAAACGCCAACCCTCGTGGAAGTGATACATGGACACCAGCACGTCCCCGGGGTCCCGCACCATGGAAATGTAGCGGCCCCCCTTGGGGACGTCGTGCCAGCTCAGGTGGCTCTTGAACGCGCGCGGCGCCGCGACCTGAGGCGCATCAGGATCGATGCCGAGATCCAGCGCCAGCTCGAGCCACGGCACCACCAAAGTGATCTCCTCGAAGTCCATTGAACCCCGGGTCCTGAGCCCGTGGACGATCTGTTGCAGCCAGGTAGTGCCGCACTTGGGGAAGGTGGCGATGAAGACATCGGTGGGCTTCGGACGAAACGCCAGCGCCGCGGCCCGGCTGGCCGCGCTGCCGATGCCGCCCCGGAAGGAGATCATCTCGGCGACCGAGCGGGCGCGCCTGAGAACAGGGGACACGCGGCTCATTTCGTGTTTCATCACGCGCTGAACGGCGTTCCGGACCCGGAAACGTCACCAGTCCTTGTTGATGAACGCCAGCAGCCGCTCGGCGCCGTCGCGCTCCTGGAACTGCGCGTGCAGGCGCCGGCGCATGTTGTCCACTTCGCCGCTCTGCAGGCGCTCGTAGAGCTGTCCGCGTTTGCCGAAGGGCGTCATGACGAGGTCCGCCGCCACCGCCAGCAGCCGCAGGTGCTCGCGCGTGCTCGGCGCGCAGCCGCGGAAGTAGCGCTCCACCACCGGCCCCAGCTCACCGTCGACCAGGTCCGAGCCGCCGCCGGTGAGCACCAGCGAGCTGGTGAGCAGGCTCTCCATGTTGCGCTCGGCCCGGTCCGACGCCTCGATGCTGTGGATCCGGTAGGCCGGGCTCAAAAGCGGCGCCCAATGGCCTCCGGCCGTGCGGTACCCGCGGTTCTCCGCGATCTCCACGCAGTCGCGCTGGATCTCCAGGTCCTTGATGAAGGCCGCCAGCCCCAACTGCGAGTTGGGGGTCTTGTGCCGGCCGGACCACTCGGTGAGCAGTTGCGCCACGCCGAGGAAGGTCTCCAGCTTGGTGATGAGGCGCACCATGGTGGCGTATTGCGCCCAGGTCTGGATGTTCCGGTGGAAGCCCGCCACCAGCTCCGGCGCCTTGTAGGCAAAGACCCGCTCCCACGGCACCACCACGTCCTCGAACACCAGGGTGGCGTCGATCTCGTCGAACCGCGTGGTGAGCGGGAAGCGTTCCGGGTCGGCGTGCTCGGCGTAGAGGTCCCGGCAGATGATCTTGAGGCCGGGGGCGTTCATGGGGATGGCGAAGGCGATGGCGTAGTCCGGCTCGTCCGCGTCGCGCGGGCGGATGGGGTAGACCAGCGCCTCGTCGGACAGCGGCGCCAGGGTGGCGAGGTTGCGCAGCCCCCGGACCACCGGCCCCTCCGAAGTCTCGCCGATGATGTGCATGACCAGGTCCGGGTCCTGCTGCTCGCTCACGCGCTTGGAGTGGTCGTAGAACTGGTCCGTGAGGGCGTGGGTGAGGCACAGGTCGCCGGCGATGCAGTGCCGGTAGTAGGCGCGGGCGTTCTCGCCCCAGCGCGGGTCGTGGGCGGCCAGGGTGTCGGCGAAGTCCAGCATCCCCACCACCAGCTCCGCGCAGAACTCCGGGTAGCGCCCCATCTGGCCGTAGGTCTCCCGCGACCACAGCTCGATGTTGCGTCGCTTGGCCTGGAGGTCGCCGGCGTCCACCGGCGGCAGGTAGCTGCAGGAGATGCGTGCGCCGTCGCGCTCGACGCTCATGGTGTCGCCGTCTTCCGCCGACGCCTGCCGGTCGTACAGGTCCGCCAGGGTCTTGATGGTGCCGGTGAAGCCGGGATGGACGGTCACGTCCTCGATGCGTTTGCCGGCGTGCCACACCTCGCGGCCGTCGCGCAACGACTCGATGTAGTTCCTGCCGGATCGGATGGCCATAACCCTGATCTCCTGACGAAACCCGCGCCCGCGGCTTCGGTGCGCGAACCTGTTCGATCGTTTTCGTGCTGAACGAGAAGCCGCTATGAAGGATGGGGCGAGCGCATGCCCGTTTCCGTCACACCCGTCATGACACCCTGGCTCAGAGACTTCATCGACAACCGCGTCTTCGGCCCCAACCACCGCTGGTGGGCACTGTGGGTGGTCGTGGTCTCCGTCTTCATCGCCACCACGGATGTCGGCATGCTTACCATAAGCCTGCCGGTCATCATAACCGAGTTCCGCGCGGATATCACTTTCGCCGGCTGGATCGTATTCGTCTACGCGCTGGTGACGGGTGCTCTGTATCTTCCTTGCGGCCGGCTGTCGGACCTCCTCGGACGCAAGCTCACTTTCTCCGCCGGTTTTCTGGTCTACGGCGTGGCCTCGGCCCTGGCGGGTATGGCCAACGGGCCCACCCACTTGATGGCCTGCCGCGTAGGTCAGGCCGTGGGCGCCGCGCTGATGATGACCAACACCTTCGCGCTCACCGCCAGCCTCTTCACCGGTGCCGACCGGGGCCGCGCCATGGGCCTTTCCGGCGGCCTCGTCTCCGCCGTCGGCTTCACCCTCGGCCCCGTGGTGGGCGGGTTCATCACCTTCACGCTGGGATGGCGCTACATCTTCTTCATCTCCAGTGCGCTGTCTTTCGTCGGCTTCGCCGCGGCCCGCTTCCTCCTGCTGAACGACCGGGACACGGGCAAGAAGGCGCAACGGGAGCCCTTCGACTTCGCCGGCGCCGCCCTGTTCGCCGTCGGGCTGACGTTCCTGCTGCTGGGCATTACCCGGGGCGGCCTGGGCTACTGGGGGCTCGTGTTGAGCGCCGTCTTCCTGGGCCTGTTCGTCTGGCGGGAGGCCACCTGCCCCTACCCCATCCTCGATCTCGCGCTGCTGCGGATCGTGCCCTTCGCCGCGGGCAACATCGCGCGCCTCTCCACCTTCGTGGCCCTCAGTACCAACGAGCTGATGATGCCGTTCCTGCTCCAGCTCGTGCTGGGCATGGACCCGCTGGAGGCCGGCGGCCTGATGACCGCCATCGCCCTCGTGCTCATCGTGGTGTCGCCGTCGGCCGGTTGGCTCACGGACCGCATCGGCTCCACCGTTCCGGCCGCCGCCGGCGGCGCCGTGGTGGCCGTGGCCATGTATTCCATGAGCTTCCTGGGCCAGGACTCCACGCCGGCGGAGATCGTGCCGCGACTGGCCCTGCTGGGCGTGGGCCTGGGGCTTTTCCAGACCCCCAACAACCACGGCCTCGTCAGCTCCGTGCCGCCCGAGCGGCTGGGCATCGCCTCCTCGGTCATCTCCATCATCCGCAGCGTGGGCCGCTCCCTGGGTACCGCCACCGCGACGGCGTTCGTGGGCATGCGCCTGGCGGCCGTCAGCAACGAGTCCGGCCCGCAGGACCTGGCCGCGTTGAATCTCGCGGAAAACCCGCGCCTCCTGGAGGCGTTCATGGAGGGATACGGCTACGCCTACATGACCGCGGCGTGCCTGGGACTGAGCGCGCTGGCGTTCACGCTGATCGCGGCGACGGGAAGAGGTGCCGACACGCGCAAACGGGGCTGAGACGGTTACGGGCTGGACAGATGGGGAAGGCTGAACGGGTCAGTCGAGGGCGAGCGCGAATCGAATCGCCCTTGCTACGTGTTCCATCTTGCCTGCCGGAAGGCTCGTGACCAATGCCCCAAGTCTTCCGCGCGCAATCGTCTGCAGGTGATCGCAGTTCACGGCGCAGTCTCGCGGCATGCCGTCGTCCGCGGACAAGGTACCTCGCTGGGGGTTCCGCGAACCGTGGTGGTGACGGGAGCGACCGTGACCTCGCCCAAGCTCGCGATGATCGAGTCGCGCGTGAGGACGAGCACGGGCCGGCGCTTGTCCTGGCGAGCGAAGCGGTACCAGCGGATCTCGCCCCGACGCATCACTCGTCCTTCCATGGGCCGTCGCCCCAGGCGTGGTCCTGTTCCGGTATGCCGAACTCCTGATTGGAGGGAGGTTTTTCACGGTAACCGGCTCTGTGAAGCTCCTCCAGTTCCGCCTCCTCGTAGCGCTCCAACGCGGATCTCAACGCTTCACGCGTAAACCCCGATCGGGTGGTGCCGAGGCGCTTTGCTCGCCTATCGACCCGCTGCACAAGGTCAGCATCCATCGTCAATTGTATGGTCCTCATAGCTATAATTCACCCTATCAGCATCACTATACAACTCCTGCTGCACACCACCGACGCGCCGTCCATCAGGCCCATCGAACTTCACACCCCCCGAGTCGTCATTCCCGCGGAAGCTGGAATCCAGGGGCGGGGCTAAGAACTGCCAGTGTCCGGATTGACGAGAGCCTGGGCATGCCCGAGAAAACCGGGGCGTGCTACGAGGACCGGGCCTCCGCGAGCCAGATCGACCTCGGCGAACGCCGACCGGCAGCCGGCCTCATCGCATATCACCAGCCCCGCGGCGAAGTCCCAGCTATTGAGGTGGGCTTCATAGTAGGCGCCGGCCAGACCCCGTGCCACCAGGGCGAGGCTCAGCGCCGCCGAGCCGAGCCGCCGGTAGTCGTGGTCGGACCTCGCGATGCGGTCGACGAGATCCAGGTACGCGGCATGATCGGTGCGGTTCGAGCGGCCCAGAAGGATCAGGCTGTGGTGCTCCGCCGCGTCGCCGACCTTCATCGGAACGCCGTTGAGGCTGGCCCCTTCGCCGCGAGCCGCCACATAGAACTCGTCCCGGTCCGGGGCGTAGATCACGCCGAACTCGATCCGGCCCTTCATCGCGAAACCCACCGAGATCGCCCACAGGTCCAGGCCTTCGGCGAAGTTCGTCGTTCCGTCGATGGGATCGATGATCCAGAGGCGCTCCCCCTCCTCCGCCGTCCCTAGTGTCTCCTCGGCGAGGATGGCGTCACATGGAAAGGCTCCACGGATGGCCTCCAGGAGCCGCGCTTCCACCGCGAGGTCGGCGTTGGTCACCCAGTCCTGCTTGCCCTTCTCGGAGACCACCAGGGAAGACTGTCGCAGTGACCGCGCCAGGGAGCCAACTTCACGGACGACGGCTTGGGCGAGCTCGAAGCGGGATGTCAACGGGTTTCGTGCGATCATGATGAGTCCCTGCGCCGGAACGTGTCTCTCTCACGCCGAACCACGACGCGCGCTGAAATAGGTCACTTCCCGTCGACCAGCCGTACCTTGTCGACATCCATCACGGACAGCCTGTGGCCCGTGGCTTCAGCGTCCCCCGGGCGATAAATGCCGATCTTCAAATGCGGCTCACCGCAAGCGCGTTGTCGGTGGATGGTCTTGTTGTCAACGACCTTCTTGCCATCAAGATACAGGTCATAGGATCTCGCGGGGTTGAAGTCGAACCGAACACTCACCCATTTCCCGAGGACTTCCTCGACAAAGAAGCGCTTTGTAGCGCCCAGAAGGTACCCACTGCTGAACTTCACCATGACCAGAGGGCCCCCTCGGCAACCGCTGACCGATTGGTGCAATTGCAGAAAGTCCTCCCGGTCGTTGTCAAAGCCCTTTACGAACCTCACCCTATAGGTCAGCGAATAGTCGTGGTCCTTCTCCAGAGTGGTCGTCTGCTTGATTTCCGCCCGCTCCCAATAGAGCGCTCGGGACCTGAAGCGGTTGTCGCTGCGGCATCCCCCCACCTGCCCGTTCTTCAGGGTGAAACGCAGGAACCGCTCGCCCTTCTCCCGAAGCCATTGCGTGGACGCGTATTCCGGAAGATCACAGTTCTCATAGAACGTGACGTTCCAGTCCCTGTCCGTGTATGCGGTCTTGCTGGAATAGTCGAAGCTCCGGCCGGGAGTGTAGTCGGCCGAGGCGACGTGGGTCGCGGCCAGGAGCACGGCGACCGTTATGATGAGACTTCTCATCTTCCTTCCCCCTGTCGGGGCGACCTATGCACGGAAATGGTGTGCCCGCACTAGCTCTCGCCGGTATCTCGAAGGGGTTCGTCGAAGTGACGCACACGGGCCAAGAGTTCCTCTCCCGGGTGCCCGGCCGCGGTGGTTTGCCATCCGACGAAATCCGGGCGCCGCTCGAAGAAGACGAACACCATGCCATCCCTGGCCGGTCCGGGTTGCAGCCCCCGGTCGACCCGCCAGCCGCGTGCGCCACCCGAGTGCAGAGCGGCGGACGGTGCCGTGAGCCCAAGTGCGCCGCCGCTCCGAGAGCGATCCGCTTCGCGCTGGCAGCCCTGCCAACTAGCCCGGCCGCCGGTCAAAGTCTCCCGCGCCAACTGCGGTTGCAGCGGCGGCGGATCACCGATCTCGACCGCCCAAAGAGCCCGGCGAACCGTCGCCAAGTCCTCCGGATCGGATATCTCCTCGTGACGAAGAAACTCCGCCCAGGCGCCGTCGGCCGTATCGGTGAAGTAGTGGGTCAACTGGCCCGGCATATTCCATCGACCCGCTGGCTGTGACGAATCTTCTCGCAGGAACGGGAAACGAGGATCGGCGTGTCGAAAGACGATCACGTCGCGGGCGACGGTCCGATAGAGGCCGCCAGTGCACGGACTTGGCGAGGTCCGTCGTCGTGGGGTTCCCAGGCGCCTACCAGTAACTGGGCGGGAGTATTCCCGTTCAGCAGCTTGCGCGGACGGTGGAACCAGCGCCTGACTCCGACATCGTTGTACGCGCCCGCGAGATCACCCACCACGAACGCAAGAAAATGGAGACGGGCCGCGACCCCGTCAGGCGTGCTCCGTTCGCCGGCGAGATAGCGACGGCCGCTGGAAGCCGAGATCCCGATGAGTTCAGCCATCGACTCCAGCCCCAGGTGGCGTTCGACGGCCCGCCACTCCCGGTCGGGAACCGGAGACCCGTCGAGCGCCGCACTTATCTTCTTGAACAGGACACACAACTGCTCGGGATCGGTGTTCGCGGCCGCCTCAAGCTCCAGATTCAGCCCCCGAGCAATCCCGGCATCGGCCAGTCCCTTCCCCAATCCCCTCATGGCGGTCTGGTCCAAACGCGCGATTTCGCCGGACAGCAAGCCCATTGCATGAGCGCGAGCCAACGCCTCAATCGCCGTGGCCGCCACCAAGGGATCCTCGAACGGACTCGTATCGGATTGTTTTTGGACCCTTGCCATAGTCCAAATGCTACCCGAAAACGGCAGCTTGTCAATCCATCAAGTACGGGGCGCACCACAGGAGTGTCCTCCCGTATCCGTGCTACAGCCCGTAGAGCCGGCGGGCGTTGTCGCTCAGGATCTTGCGCTTGACGTCCTCGGAGATGTCGGCGCGCTCGCGGAAGACCTTGATGGCGTCCACGTCGCTGGAAACGTCGGTGTGCCCGTAGTCGGTGCCGATGACCAGGCCGTCCTCGCCGCTCTCCTGCACGATGTAGGCGAGATCGTCGCTGTTCTCGCAGGTGACGAACATGCCGAACTCCGCCATGGGGTTGTCCGGCCACTCCCGTCCCAGTACCCGGCAGCGTTTCTGGACCTCGTGAAGCATCCAGGGCACCCACTGGGCGCTGGCCTCGATGAAACCCCAGCGCAAGTCCGGAAACACCTGCGGGATCTCGCTGAGCACAATGTCGCTGAAGGCGCCCACGGTGGGCACCCGGAAACGGTGGAAGTTGGCTGCATTGGACACCGGATGGCTGCAGAGGTCGTTGAACCAGGGGCTGCCGTTGGCGATGTGGATGGCGATGGACAGGTCCAGCCGGCTGGCTTCCTCGTAGATGGGGTAGAAGTAGGGGTCCACCAGGAGGCGGTTGCCTTCGTACGGCCGCATCAGCACGGCGCAGGCGCCGTGCTCCTTGCCGAAGCGGACCTGGTCCAGGGCATCGGAAATGCTGAGCGTGGGCGCCAGGCACGACCACCGCAGCCGCCCGTCCGACTGGGACCAGATGTCCGCCAGCCAACGGTTCCAGCTCCCGCACAGGGCCACCTCCACCGGGGCGCGGTCGGTGACCTGCTCGATGAACATGGTGTTGTGCAACACCTGGACGTCCACCCCGGTGTCGTCCATGTGCTCCAACCGGAGCCCCACGTTGCCCAGTTCCATGGACTCGTCGGCGTCGGCGAACTTGCGGCCCACCTGCCGTTCACGCTCCCGCAGCGCTTCCTCCGAGAACGCGGGGAAACGGAAACCCTTCACCTTGCCGTCCACCACCCAGAACTGCTGGGTGACGCCCTGTTCCGCCGCCGCCGCCAACGGCACCGGGCGGTACTGGCGATCGGAGGGGTCGAGGTAGTCCCAAGTGTGTTCGCATTCCACCACGTGGGCGTCGGAGTCCACGATCAGGGGGTTTCCGTTGGCAGTCGCGGTCATGGCTTTGCTCCTTCGGGTCGATGTGCTCTACAACGCGTACAACCGCCGCGCGTTGTCGCTCAGGATCTTCTGCTTCACGTCCTCGGACAGGTCCGTGCGCTCGCGGAAGACCCGGATGGCGTCCACGTCGCTCGACGTGTCGGTATGGCCGTAGTCGGTACCGATAACGAGGCCGTCCTCGCCGGCCTCCTGCACAATATAGGGCAGGTCGTCGCTGTTCTCGCAGGTCACGAACATGTTGAAGGCTTCCATGGGGTTGTCGGGCCACTCGCGGCCCATGGTCCGGTAGCGGTTGCGGACCTCGTGCAGGATCCAGGGCACCCACTGGGAGCTGGCCTCGATGAAGCCCCAGCGGAGCTTCGGGAACAGCTCCGGGACCTCGCTGAAGAGCACGTCGGCGAAGCCTCCCACGGTGGGGATGCGGAAACGGTGGAAGGTGGCTCCCAACCGCACCGGATGGCTGTAGAGGTCGTTGAGCCAGGCGCTGCCGTTGGCGATGTGCACGGCGATGGACATATCCAGACGGCAGGCCTCCTCGAAGATGGGGTAGAAATACGGATCCACCAGCATCCGGTTGTTCTCGAAGGGCCGCATCAGCACCGCGCAGGCGCCGTGCTCTTTGGAAAAGCGGATCTGGTCCAGCGCATCGGACATGCTCAGGGTGGGGGCGAGACACGACCAGCGCAGGCGCCCTTCGGACTGGGACCAGATGTCCGCGAGCCAACGGTTCCAGCTTCCGCACAGCGCCACCTCCACCGGCGCCCGCTCGGTCACCTGCTCGATGAACATCGTGTTGTGCAGCACCTGCACATCCACGCCGGTGTCATCCATGTGTTCCAGGCGGAGCCCCACGTTGCCCAACTCACGGGCCTCCTTGGCCTCGGCGAACTTGCGGCCCACCAGATCCTGGCGCCGCTGCAATTCCTCCTCGGAAAACGCCGGGAAGCGGAAGCCGCGCACCTTGCCGTCCACCAGCCAGAACTGCAGCGAGGCGCCGTTCTCCTCCGGGGACGCCAGCGGCACCGGCCGGAACTGCTTCTCCGAACCCTCCAGGTAGTCCCAGGTACGGTCGCACTCCACCACGTGGGCGTCCGAGTCCACTATCAACGACGTTCCGTTGGCATCTGCGCTCATGGCCTGCTCCTTGGGGGTCCGGGGACCCGTGTTCCGGCGGGTGCCGCACACCCGCACCGGTTCCAGACAATCGTTCTACCGTACAACCCTTTTACTGCAACTCGGCGAAAAAGTCGTTGCCCTTGTCGTCCACGATGATGAACGCGGGGAAATTCTCCACGTCGATCTTCCAGACCGCTTCCATGCCCAGCTCGGGATAGTCGAGCACCTCCACGCGCTTGATGTTGTCCTTGGCCAGTATCGCCGCCGGGCCGCCGATGGAGCCCAGGTAGAACCCGCCGTGCTTCTTGCACGCGTCGGTCACCTGCCGCGAGCGGTTGCCCTTGGCCAGCGAGATCAGGCTGGCGCCGTGGGACTGGAACAGCTCCACGTAGGAGTCCATGCGTCCCGCGGTGGTGGGGCCGAAGGAGCCGGAGGCGTAGCCCTCCGGAGTCTTGGCGGGTCCGGCATAGTAGACCACGTGTTCCTTGAAGTAGTCCGGCAGCGGTTCGCCCGCGTCGAGGCGCTCCTTGAGCCGGGCGTGGGCCAGGTCGCGCGCCACCACGATGGTGCCGTTGAGGGACAGCCGCGTCTTCACCGGATGCTTCGACAACGTGGCGCGGATCTCGTCCATGGGCCGGCTCAGGTCGATGCTCACCACGTTGTCCGCGTCGTCGTCCTCCTGGACGTCCGGCAGGTACTTGGCCGGGTCGGTCT of the Deltaproteobacteria bacterium genome contains:
- a CDS encoding isocitrate lyase/phosphoenolpyruvate mutase family protein, with amino-acid sequence LIGRLAAAIDGPMNVLAGANTPPVPKLRDLGVRRVTVGSNLAKAAMSQVRRAADELRGPGTFEFAREVYTQADIHRILTSPGGHGKH
- a CDS encoding sulfotransferase domain-containing protein, which encodes MSRVSPVLRRARSVAEMISFRGGIGSAASRAAALAFRPKPTDVFIATFPKCGTTWLQQIVHGLRTRGSMDFEEITLVVPWLELALDLGIDPDAPQVAAPRAFKSHLSWHDVPKGGRYISMVRDPGDVLVSMYHFHEGWRFEAGAITLEDYSRNFFLAPERDRGYWKHVASWWPQRGREDVLMLSYESALADVPGTVRRIAGFIGCPIDDELLEIVVRQSSIGFMKAHGTRFDDHVLRAARNAANGLPPGGASSKLRGGRVGDHVDRLPMDVRAALDGIWREAMESRFGLASYPEMVAALGPADGSLAVG
- a CDS encoding MFS transporter, producing MPVSVTPVMTPWLRDFIDNRVFGPNHRWWALWVVVVSVFIATTDVGMLTISLPVIITEFRADITFAGWIVFVYALVTGALYLPCGRLSDLLGRKLTFSAGFLVYGVASALAGMANGPTHLMACRVGQAVGAALMMTNTFALTASLFTGADRGRAMGLSGGLVSAVGFTLGPVVGGFITFTLGWRYIFFISSALSFVGFAAARFLLLNDRDTGKKAQREPFDFAGAALFAVGLTFLLLGITRGGLGYWGLVLSAVFLGLFVWREATCPYPILDLALLRIVPFAAGNIARLSTFVALSTNELMMPFLLQLVLGMDPLEAGGLMTAIALVLIVVSPSAGWLTDRIGSTVPAAAGGAVVAVAMYSMSFLGQDSTPAEIVPRLALLGVGLGLFQTPNNHGLVSSVPPERLGIASSVISIIRSVGRSLGTATATAFVGMRLAAVSNESGPQDLAALNLAENPRLLEAFMEGYGYAYMTAACLGLSALAFTLIAATGRGADTRKRG
- a CDS encoding type II toxin-antitoxin system PemK/MazF family toxin: MRRGEIRWYRFARQDKRRPVLVLTRDSIIASLGEVTVAPVTTTVRGTPSEVPCPRTTACRETAP
- a CDS encoding ribbon-helix-helix protein, CopG family, whose amino-acid sequence is MDADLVQRVDRRAKRLGTTRSGFTREALRSALERYEEAELEELHRAGYREKPPSNQEFGIPEQDHAWGDGPWKDE
- a CDS encoding inositol monophosphatase encodes the protein MIARNPLTSRFELAQAVVREVGSLARSLRQSSLVVSEKGKQDWVTNADLAVEARLLEAIRGAFPCDAILAEETLGTAEEGERLWIIDPIDGTTNFAEGLDLWAISVGFAMKGRIEFGVIYAPDRDEFYVAARGEGASLNGVPMKVGDAAEHHSLILLGRSNRTDHAAYLDLVDRIARSDHDYRRLGSAALSLALVARGLAGAYYEAHLNSWDFAAGLVICDEAGCRSAFAEVDLARGGPVLVARPGFLGHAQALVNPDTGSS
- a CDS encoding heparin lyase I family protein, encoding MRSLIITVAVLLAATHVASADYTPGRSFDYSSKTAYTDRDWNVTFYENCDLPEYASTQWLREKGERFLRFTLKNGQVGGCRSDNRFRSRALYWERAEIKQTTTLEKDHDYSLTYRVRFVKGFDNDREDFLQLHQSVSGCRGGPLVMVKFSSGYLLGATKRFFVEEVLGKWVSVRFDFNPARSYDLYLDGKKVVDNKTIHRQRACGEPHLKIGIYRPGDAEATGHRLSVMDVDKVRLVDGK
- a CDS encoding amidohydrolase family protein, which gives rise to MTATANGNPLIVDSDAHVVECEHTWDYLDPSDRQYRPVPLAAAAEQGVTQQFWVVDGKVKGFRFPAFSEEALRERERQVGRKFADADESMELGNVGLRLEHMDDTGVDVQVLHNTMFIEQVTDRAPVEVALCGSWNRWLADIWSQSDGRLRWSCLAPTLSISDALDQVRFGKEHGACAVLMRPYEGNRLLVDPYFYPIYEEASRLDLSIAIHIANGSPWFNDLCSHPVSNAANFHRFRVPTVGAFSDIVLSEIPQVFPDLRWGFIEASAQWVPWMLHEVQKRCRVLGREWPDNPMAEFGMFVTCENSDDLAYIVQESGEDGLVIGTDYGHTDVSSDVDAIKVFRERADISEDVKRKILSDNARRLYGL
- a CDS encoding amidohydrolase family protein produces the protein MSADANGTSLIVDSDAHVVECDRTWDYLEGSEKQFRPVPLASPEENGASLQFWLVDGKVRGFRFPAFSEEELQRRQDLVGRKFAEAKEARELGNVGLRLEHMDDTGVDVQVLHNTMFIEQVTERAPVEVALCGSWNRWLADIWSQSEGRLRWSCLAPTLSMSDALDQIRFSKEHGACAVLMRPFENNRMLVDPYFYPIFEEACRLDMSIAVHIANGSAWLNDLYSHPVRLGATFHRFRIPTVGGFADVLFSEVPELFPKLRWGFIEASSQWVPWILHEVRNRYRTMGREWPDNPMEAFNMFVTCENSDDLPYIVQEAGEDGLVIGTDYGHTDTSSDVDAIRVFRERTDLSEDVKQKILSDNARRLYAL